The following DNA comes from bacterium.
GAAATGTGGGCACGGTTTCCGCGGCTATTCATTCTTTGGGGAAAGGCGGGGAGATTGCCGTCCGTGGTCCTTACGGCAATGGTTTTCCGCTGGATTTTTTCAAAGGAAAAGACGTGGTAATGGTCAGCGGAGGTTGCGGGATACCGCCGATAGCCAGCCTGATTGAATATTTCATCAAGAATCGGAAAGAATTCGGCCGGCTTTATCTTCTTTACGGAGCGGCCACTCCTAATGATATTTTGATTAAAAATAAAATCAGCCAATGGCAGAAAGCCGTTAAAATTCTTTTAACGGTTGACAACCCGACGCCCGGCTGGAAAGGGTATACTGGTTTAGTCACGGAATTAATAAAAGAAATAGAGATTAATCCTTTGGACGCGGTGGCGGCGATGTGCGGACCGGGGCCGATGACCGCCGCTGTGGAAAAAATATTAAAACCACTGGGCTTGCCTGATCGCCGGATTTTTGTCAGCGATGAAAGAAAAATGCACTGTGGCCTGGGTAAATGCCAGCATTGCACTACCGGCGAGAAATATGTTTGTCTTGACGGCCCGGTGTTTAATTATGACCAAGTAGATAAAAATTGGGATTAAATTTATGAAGAAGATAACTTTAGGCATATTTGATTTCACGGACTGCGAGGGCTGTCAGGTGGAATTAGTGGCCCTCAAAGAAAAACTTTTGGCTCTTTCCGAAAGGGTGGAAATAGTCAATTGGCGGTTGGGCCAGGAAAAAGCCGAGCTTGAACAATTTGACGTCGCCTTAATTGAAGGCACGCCGCTTGTCCAGGAAGAAATTGATTTGTTAAAAATCATCAGAGAGAAATCAAAACTGGTTATCGGTTTGGGAACTTGCGCCACGCTCGGAGGCATTCCTGGGATTATGAACAAAGAAGAGCGCCAGAAATGGTATGAGAAAATTTACGGCCCGGATTATAAAGGCCGGGGGATTGACGCCTTACCTTTGAGCGCTTACGTGAAAGTTGATTTTCTGATTCACGGCTGTCCGGTAAACGGGACCGAGCTGACCCGGATTTTCAGCGATTTAATTAACAACAAAAAATTAAATTA
Coding sequences within:
- a CDS encoding FAD/NAD(P)-binding protein, with the protein product MKNLYQPETVKIEKIEALSPGVKLLRLKKRLNFIPGQFVLAGLWGWGEAPFGVASSPYDKKYFDLVVRNVGTVSAAIHSLGKGGEIAVRGPYGNGFPLDFFKGKDVVMVSGGCGIPPIASLIEYFIKNRKEFGRLYLLYGAATPNDILIKNKISQWQKAVKILLTVDNPTPGWKGYTGLVTELIKEIEINPLDAVAAMCGPGPMTAAVEKILKPLGLPDRRIFVSDERKMHCGLGKCQHCTTGEKYVCLDGPVFNYDQVDKNWD